From the genome of Sediminibacter sp. Hel_I_10:
GTTTATTCTGAATTATTTATGGGGTTTGCGGGCGGTAATGGAATTGGAGTCGTAATTGGCGGTGAGCTCAATTACCAAATTAAAAAAGATTTATTTACGGTAAAATATGGCTATCAATCCTTAGCCGAACTTACCGGTACTGCTGTTGGTTTTATTGGATTTCCCGCGTTTGAAAAAACAATAGATAACCATGAAATCTCTTTACTTTATGGTCAACGCTACATCAAAGATGGGCATTCTTTTAGTTTTTCGGGAGGGATCTCTACCAATTATGCAGATGTGAAACAACCCAATAATACTATGACGACAGAAGAATCAATACAATATTTTGGGTTTCCTTTTGAGGCTAATATTAAATGGTTCAAAAAGAAGAAAAGAAGATTTAGGGCCTATTATGGTTTGATTCCTATTGGAAAGCCTTCATCCTTCGGAAGAAGTTTTGGCTTTAAATTAGTGGGTAATATTGGTAAATTTACTTATGTAGGAATGGGAATTAATTATGGTTTCGGTTGGCACAAAAAGTACCAGCAATGATTAATGCCTTAATCAAATATCCTGTACATTTACGTTATGTTAAAAACTTCGCAGATATTACCATTGTTTTGGGTTTTACTTTTCTTTGGAAATGTAATTGCTCAAAACGCATCTAGCTCAAAAAACCAATCTGTTTTGATACAACCATCATATTTAAAACTAGGCGACACCGTTGCCATTGTGGCTCCCTCTGGTATTTTAAAAAACAGAACTGATGAGGTCGAAAAGGCTGTGAAATTATTAGAAAGTTGGGGATTAAATGCTGTGGTTGGAACACATGTGTTTAGCCAAGCAAATCATTTTGCAGGTACTGATGCGCAGCGCTGTGAGGATTTTCAACAAGCCTTAGACGACCCCAAAATTGCTGCAATTTGGTGTGCACGAGGAGGCTACGGCACGGTACGCATTTTAGACAAGCTAGATTATACTGCTTTTAAGAAACACCCCAAATGGATTATTGGGTATAGTGATATTACCGCATTGCACAATCAAGTACATAATGAAGGCTACCAATCGATCCATGCCTTGATGTGCGTGAGTTTGCCTAATGACTTCAATACTATTAAGGAGACCATTTCTACCTTTAAATCCACAATCTTTGGAAACCCCGTAGATTATACTTTAAAAGGATCTGATTACAATAAAATAGGTGAAGCTTCAGGGCCTTTAGTTGGCGGAAATCTAACCATACTGCACACCATGTTAGGCTCTAAAACAGGCATTGACACTACGGGTAAAATTCTTTTTATTGAAGAAATTGGTGAATACAAATATCACATTGACCGAATGTTACAAAGTTTAAAACGTGCCGGTTATTTTGAGAATTGCGCGGGTGTCATTGTGGGCGACATGAGTAGACTTCGCAAAAACACAACCCTATGGGGAACATCAATTGAACAATTGATTCTAGATGCCTTGGAAGATTATAATTTCCCGATTGCCTTTAATATGCCTGCCGGACATGAAAAGGACAATCGTGCCATGGTTTTTGGTAAGGTTGTCGAACTATCAGTAACTAAAGAACAATCGACGTTTCGCTATTTAGAATAACTTTTTCTGCAACACAAAAAATAACGTCGCACCTGCAAAATAAAGCACAACATCCCTAAAGTCGCGAGTATATCGTTCGCTAATTTGTGGCATAAACCATTCAAAAAACAAAGCAAAATAAATCGTCAAAGCCAAAACTACACGCATGGGCACGTAGAGGTTTTCGGTCTTTTTTATGAGTCGAATAGCCGCTAAACACAAGCTCAAAACAATAGGCATGCACAAAAAATCATTGCCATAAAAGAATAGCCAGTGAGGTAAGGGTAGCTGTAATTTACCAGCAATATAAAGTGCAATACCCAACAGCACAGGGATATAAAATACTGGATGTTTTAAAATGCTCATGCCGCAATTGCTGTAATAATCCAAGCAATAAAAACACCTATAGCCATAAAAACTAACCAAATGGAACGCGTGATTTTCGCAAAAACACGAACAATCCAAAAACGATGGTCCTTATACCTATCGTAAAAAGATGGATCATTCTTTTTCTCAAGTTGACGCCTTTGCTGACGCTCTTTTTCTGCTTTTTGAAATGCCAATTCTCGTCTTTTTTCTGAAGACAAAAGAGCACCACAATTAGTGCAAAATTCTTTATTGGTATTGAAAACTCCACATTCTGGACATTTTATGTGAGATGCCATGTATTATCCTTTTCAGTTGCATAAAGATAAGTCTAAGTTTAAAATCCTTTGAACGCAAAAGAATAATTGTTAGTTGGGATGTTGAGATAGATAACGCGACTGTAAAAGAAGGACTTCAAAATCTTATATTTTTCAGCATCATAAACCTATAAAATTCAGGCAATTATGTATATTGATATACATCACATTTAATGTGATGATTTTAGTCTATTAAACTGAATGATTATGGCACACCATAATGAACTAGGCAAATTTGGAGAACAGCTAGCTGTCGAGTATCTATTGGACAAAGGCTACCAAATCATACAACGTAATTACATTTATCAAAAAGCAGAAATTGATATCATTGCCAAAAAAGCGGACCTTATGATTTGCGTGGAAGTAAAAACGAGAAACTCTGATTTTTTTGGCGACCCGCAGGATTTTGTGACCCCAGGAAAAATAAAAAACCTCGTCAAAGCAATGAACGCCTATATTACAGATAACGACATCTCATTAGAGTCGCGTTTTGATATCATTGCCATTCTAAAAAATAAAACGAAACAAGAGCTCACGCACTATGAAAATGCCTTTTACCATTTTTAAAATACAATTGCAATAACTGCCACTAATAAGGGATAATATAAAAGATTAAGAATTTGATCTTTTCGGTTTAAACTCCAATAGCGTTTCAATTCTTGTCTTATCATTCGAGAGGTTAGTAAAACGGCCAACACAACTAATGCAAAAAGCACAAACCAATATAAATTCTCAGGAAAAGGGAACAGTCTTGTAGTGATAATAAAGACGCCTATCATGCTCGCGGAGACAGTAAACTTGATTTTGTCAAGTTTAGATAAGGCGTTACGCTCCATAAATGCTACTAATTTATAAATCAAAATGGCAGCACATACAATACCAAAGACCAAAAAAATATTCATTTAAAACTTAATTTAAGATTAGGGGAGATTGCAGTATATTTTAACCCGTTATTTATAAAAAATAACGTCTCTTTCTTTTATAAATTGTACTTATCTATAAAAATTCATTTCGTCTAAAAAGCTCCAGACATGTTCGGGTAGCATGGGCCTAACCACCTTTCCGTTTCTGATGGCCTTCCGAATAAAAGAAGAAGACAACTCCATAATTGGCGCATCTATCTTATGGATGTTTTTATGATCTAAAGGCTGGGTTTCCGTTTTTCCTTCAAAAATTCTTGGATACACGAAGATCTCATAATCCTCTATGATCTGTTCGTAGTTTTTCCATTTATGAAGACTCTTAAGATTATCCTCTCCCATAATTAATGAAAACTCATAATCAGGATATTTTTCCTTTAAATATACTAGAGTATTTATAGTGTAATTAGGTTGTGGTAAGGTAAATTCTATATCACTTGGCTCCAGCTTTAAATAATCTTTGGTAGCCAAATACACCATCTCATAGCGTTGCCTATTATCGAGCAAAGTGCTTTTCTTTTTAAACGGGCTGTGAGGCGTTACCACAAACCACACCTTATCAAGAGCGCTGTACTCTGCCATGTGATTGGCGATTGTTAAATGCCCTACATGAATAGGATTGAACGTACCGAAGTAGAGTCCGATTTTCATGATTATTCCTTAATGAAGTTGGATACCAAGTCATAAGACTCAATCAATGCATTTTCTAGATGTTCATTGAGAACAACTTTATCAAAAAGAGGTGCCGTAGCTAATTCTGCAGAAGCTTTGGCAATACGCATATTGATCTTGTCGTCAGTTTCAGTCTTCCGTTTTTTGAGACGAATCTTTAACTCATCTATGCTAGGTGGCTTTACAAATATGGAAAGTGTCTGCTCTGGAAATTTTCGTTTAATTCGAAGTCCGCCAGAAACATCAATATCAAAAATAACATGTTTTCCTTTAGCCCAAATACGTTCGACTTCAGCTTTTAAAGTGCCGTAGAAATTATCTCGGTAAACTTCTTCCCACTCTAAAAACTCGTCGTGCTTGATCTTGTTTTTAAATTCTTGAACATCTAGAAAATAATAGTCCTTACTATCGACTTCTTCTCCTCGTTTTGCTCTAGACGTTGCCGAAATAGAAAACTCTAAGTTCAACTCTTCCTTTAATAATAAATGCCTTACAATCGTTGTTTTACCAGATCCCGAAGGTGCTGAAAACACAATTAATTTTCCTTTACTTATAGCGTTCTGTTGGTCTTCCAAAAAATTACTGATATTTCTAATTACTACAACTTATTCTCGTTACGCAAGCGCGTAAATTTTAAAGAACGTTAAGCAACTGTTCTTTTATTTTTTCTAATTCGTCTTTCATTTGCACTACGAGCTTTTGCATAGGTGCATAGTTTGATTTTGAGCCAATGGTATTGATTTCTCTGCCCATTTCCTGACCTATAAAAGCCAATTTTTTACCATTAGAATCACTAGATTTCAAGGCTTTTTCAAAATACTCTAAGTGATTTTGCAATCTTACTTTTTCTTCTGTAATGTCAAACTTCTCTATATAATAGACCAGTTCTTGCTCAAATCTATTTTCATCTACCTTTTCCTTGATATCGGCAATCCCTCTATTCAAACGCTCACGAACGCCATCTATACGCTCAGGATCCATAGCAATAACGGCATCTAACAACGTTTTAATGTTAGCAACACGCTCTTTAAAGTCTTGTTCTAGCGTTTCACCCTCGTCTAAACGGTACTGCTGTATTTTTTCTATACTGCTATCAATTTCTTTTGAAATCTCCTTCCATTCAGCCTCATCAATATCATCACGCTCAGTCATGATGGCATCTGGTAACCGAATCGCCATTTTTAGCAATTCCATCTCATCTCCTTCTACCACATTTCGCAGTTGCTTCATGTATTCTGTAACAACTGTTTTATTAATTTGGGTAGACGTTTCTTCACCGGTGATTTCCACATATAAAGAAAAATCAACTTTCCCGCGCTCTAACTTTGAGGCTATGAGTTTACGGATATTGAGCTCCTTTTCACGGTACATTGAAGGCATACGTGTATTAAGATCTAGGTTTTTGCTGTTAAGCGACTTGATCTCTATGGAAATTTTCTTGGTTGGAAGTTGCAGAACAGACTTACCATACCCTGTCATGGATTGTATCATTAAGTGTTTTTTAATGTTGGGCAAAGGTAAACAAATAGAATAGGGATTAAAAGTTTTACTTACTGTGCGTGCATCATATATTTTGTAATTTTGATGACTGAAATTGGAATGATATGTACAAAAAGGATTTTGAAATTAGATGGAGTGACGTTGATGCCAACGGTCATTTGGCAAATTCGGCTTATTTGAACTTTATGAGCCATACCCGTGTTGGGTTTTTAAATGAAAACGGCTTTTCAATGAAAAGTTTGATCAAGCATGGGGTCGGTCCGGTTGTGTTTTCTGAAGAAATTTACTATTTCAAGGAATCGTTTTTAGAACAGAAGCTTTCGGTAACTCTTGAAGTATCAGGGCTAAGCGAAGATGGCATGTTCTTTAAATTTGAGCACAACTTTTACAATGAAAACGGAAAACATCTGGCTACTTGCGATATTTTTGGAGCTTGGATCAATCTTAAAACCCGAAGTCTTACGGAGCTTCCTGAAGATTTAAAGGCTAAGATGCAGACCTTTCCAAAATCTGAACATTTTAAAACGCTTACTAAAGAAGACACCCGAAAATCTGGAAAAAAACCAAAAAACCTAAGCTGAAACCTTTGGCTTTTTAGTGACCAAGTAGACTCCAAAAAAGATAAGGCACATGGCTGCAATCTTTACAACATTTAACGTGTCTACGCCCATAATCAAAGCAAAAATCCCAGCAATTACTGGTTGTAAATACACAAACACACCAACTGTTGATGCTTTTAAAGAGCGCAATGCCAAAGGATTGAAAAAATAGGTGCCAAACGTGGCGCCTATAACTACAAAGCCCAAAGAGAACCATATAAATGGGGTAAATGCACTCCAATCTATAGCCATAGTATCGGTATAGCCAAAAGGCAGCACTAAGAAAAAACCAAAGAGAAAGAGCCATTTTATAAATGTAAACGGATGGTACTTGGCGGTTAATTTTTTAATGATGATCACATAAATACTATAAGAAAGCGCATTAAAAAATATAAAAAGATTCCCCAGCGCGATATTGTCTCCTTCACGGGTAGACTCTCCTAAAACGGTTAACAGTACACCACCGCAAAACCCCATAAACACACCAAATATTTTAAGTTTTGTGAGTTTTTCCTTGAGAAATATGGCCGAAAGTATCAAAATAAGAATTGGCACAATAGTCGTGATGACTGAGGCATGGATGGGAGAGGTCAACTCCAACCCCTTTAAAAAGAAAATCATGTTGATGCCCACACCAAAAACAGCACCCGCAAACATGGTCAAAAAGTCCTTTCGTTCAATTTTTTCACTTTTAAAAAAAAGTCCCAAAGCCCAAAATAGTAGTGCTGCACCGGCCACTCTCAAGACCACTAAAGCAAAAGGAGGCACAAAATTAGAGTTCATAAGGTCTTTGGCAAGGGTGTAATTAATGCCATAAAGCAATTGCACCATAAACAAAGCCCCTAGCGCCAGCGTTCGTTTAGTCATGAGCAGAGAGGTATGCTTTAGCGTCAGCCACAGTTTTGGCACTATTACCAATAAATATTTGATCATCAAATAGCATTACGGGACGTTTTAGAAACGTATAATGCTCTAATACATAGTTTTTAAAGTCTGCTTCGGTCAAAACTTTATCTTTAAGCCCTTTACTTTTATAAAGTTGAGCACGTTTACTAAACAAAGCCTCATAACTTCCTGCCATGGTTTTTAATTCATCCAGCTGAACCTCGGTTATTGGGTTTGATTTGATGTCTTGTAGCGCAACATCATCATTTAAATTTAACTCCTTAATAATGCGTTTGCAAGTGGTGCAGGTACTTAAATGATATATTTTTTTCATAGTTTTTAGCTTCGGAAATTTTAAAAAGTGGGAGCTTTAGCTTGCAAAGAAAACAGATTTCATAGTAAATTTGGTTACTTTTAAACAAAAATTAAATTTGATGAACTGGGCATTTGACATCTCCTTAAAAAATAGAGCGTTTTTAAAATCATTGATAGAAAATCATTCTCTTAAAGATCTAAATACAGTTCCTGAAGGGTTTAACAATAATATCATTTGGAACATTGCACATACTATTGCCGTGCAACAGTCTTTAGTTTATAAATTATCTGGCTTGCCTGCGCTCATTTCAGAAGATATGATTGATCGCTTCAAAAAAGGCACTAAACCTGAACGTGATTTGTCACAGGCTGAAGTTGATGAGATCAAAGGCTTACTTTTTTCTACAATAGAAAAAACCAAAGAAGATTACGACAATGAAATCTTCCAAAATTATCATCAATACACAGTGACTACTAAAAATACGCTTACCAACGTTTTAGAAGCTATTGAATTTAACAACTACCACGAGGGCATCCATCTTGGCTATATTCTTGCCCTTAAAAAATCTTTATAATTATTATGGAATTTTATGCTATCCTTTCTGTATTGATTGTGCTATCTGCCGTTTTTGGATACATCAATGCCAAATTCTTAAAACTTCCCATAACCATTGGCTTAATGCTCATTACCATTATTTTCACAATTTTAGTGATTGTGACTGCACAGTTTGATGACAGCCTGCTTTTAAGGGAGAAAGCCCTTATTTCGGAAATAGATTTTGAAACCGTTCTCCTCGATATTATGTTAAGCTTTTTGTTGTTTGCAGGGGCTTTACACACCAACTTTAACCAATTAAAAATACAGCGCTGGCCAGTATTGGTTTTTGCCACCTTGGGGGTACTGGTCTCTACCTTTTTAGTAGGCACACTTACCTACTATGTGTTACAACTATTAGGCTTAAACGTGGCCTTTATATATTGTTTATTGTTTGGTGCCTTGATCTCTCCTACAGATCCTATTGCTGTGCTTGGCATCTTAAAAAAAGCGAATGCTCCCAAAAAACTCGAAACCAAAATTGTTGGTGAGTCCTTATTTAATGATGGGGTTGGAGTTGTGGTCTTTCTTACTATTTTCTCTATCGCATCTGCTCCAGGAGAGGCCATTGAGGTTTCTGAAATATTAAAACTCTTTGGCCAAGAGGTATTAGGAGGTATTGGCTTAGGTCTTGTTTTAGGTTACATTACCTATAAATTGATGCGCTCTATAGATGATTATGAAGTTGAGGTGATCATCACGATTGCCACTGTGATGGGTGGTAGTTTGCTGGCGCATCAATGGCACTTATCTGCCCCATTGGCAATGGTTACTGCTGGTTTGATTGTAGGGAATGAGACGGTAAGAAATTCTGCTATGTCAAAAATCACTGAGACCTACGTTGATAAGTTTTGGGAATTGGTAGATGTACTTTTAAACACCATTCTTTTTGTATTGATAGGCATGGAGATGTTGGTCTTAAGTTTTGAGACCAGTTATATTATTGCTGGATTAATAGCAGTGCCACTGGTGTTAATGAGCCGTTATATTTCGCTTTGGCTCCCCATAAAGTTCTTTGCAAAGAAATTAGAATTTGTTCCTCACACCAACTTGATCATGACCTGGGGCGGTCTGCGTGGTGGCATATCTATAGCATTGGCTCTTAGTTTAACCCAAGACATGAACCGTGAACTGTTTTTAGTGATCACCTACATCATCGTGGTATTCTCTATCATTGGTCAAGGACTCACTGTAGGACCAATAATTAAAAAACTAACAAAACCTTCAGCAGAAAAAGCAATTCCTTCGGAATAAATCGGGTTTTTCCGAAGCAGATGTTATGATTAGCGTACGTTTAAATACGCTTCTACTTCAGCAAAAGGAATAGTAAACTCTGTGATGCCCTGAGCATAAGAGGCAATTTCATAGGTATTGTATAAAATAACGACACCTTCATCACTAAAACCGATACTTTCTGGTAATTTAAACTGTTCTCCGAAAAAGAAATCTTCCATGGTTTCCTGTTCATTGTTTGGCTTGGTCTCGGTTTGAAAGCGTTGCGCTACAACCTTTGAAAACGCTTCCATGTTATTGATAAGGTCTTTTTTCTCAAGAGGAGCTCCTGTCTGACCGTTAAAGTTAAAAAATTTAACGACGGTATTGCCATGGGCTCCTCCTGTATCTAAATAGGAGTTAATGGCAATACTTATGATCTCTGGCGTTTGATAGGTCACCTCTCCATCAATTAATGCTTCCCATTGTTGTGGACTTTCTGGAAAATCATTTTTAAAAGAGGTATACTCATAATTAAATTTTTGAATGGCATCATCTATGGACTGATCCTTTACAGAGTCATTTGCCATGTTGGTTTGATTGGCCACATGGGCTTCTAAAACTTTATTAATAGTACTAGCAACCGATGCGGTGCCAGTTGCCCTAGGGA
Proteins encoded in this window:
- a CDS encoding DUF3298 and DUF4163 domain-containing protein; the protein is MKKIAVILVMLTFLTSCNEEVQISFEDTFIETTKEAKISIDIPRATGTASVASTINKVLEAHVANQTNMANDSVKDQSIDDAIQKFNYEYTSFKNDFPESPQQWEALIDGEVTYQTPEIISIAINSYLDTGGAHGNTVVKFFNFNGQTGAPLEKKDLINNMEAFSKVVAQRFQTETKPNNEQETMEDFFFGEQFKLPESIGFSDEGVVILYNTYEIASYAQGITEFTIPFAEVEAYLNVR
- the nadD gene encoding nicotinate (nicotinamide) nucleotide adenylyltransferase, producing MKIGLYFGTFNPIHVGHLTIANHMAEYSALDKVWFVVTPHSPFKKKSTLLDNRQRYEMVYLATKDYLKLEPSDIEFTLPQPNYTINTLVYLKEKYPDYEFSLIMGEDNLKSLHKWKNYEQIIEDYEIFVYPRIFEGKTETQPLDHKNIHKIDAPIMELSSSFIRKAIRNGKVVRPMLPEHVWSFLDEMNFYR
- a CDS encoding sodium:proton antiporter — encoded protein: MEFYAILSVLIVLSAVFGYINAKFLKLPITIGLMLITIIFTILVIVTAQFDDSLLLREKALISEIDFETVLLDIMLSFLLFAGALHTNFNQLKIQRWPVLVFATLGVLVSTFLVGTLTYYVLQLLGLNVAFIYCLLFGALISPTDPIAVLGILKKANAPKKLETKIVGESLFNDGVGVVVFLTIFSIASAPGEAIEVSEILKLFGQEVLGGIGLGLVLGYITYKLMRSIDDYEVEVIITIATVMGGSLLAHQWHLSAPLAMVTAGLIVGNETVRNSAMSKITETYVDKFWELVDVLLNTILFVLIGMEMLVLSFETSYIIAGLIAVPLVLMSRYISLWLPIKFFAKKLEFVPHTNLIMTWGGLRGGISIALALSLTQDMNRELFLVITYIIVVFSIIGQGLTVGPIIKKLTKPSAEKAIPSE
- a CDS encoding YicC/YloC family endoribonuclease → MIQSMTGYGKSVLQLPTKKISIEIKSLNSKNLDLNTRMPSMYREKELNIRKLIASKLERGKVDFSLYVEITGEETSTQINKTVVTEYMKQLRNVVEGDEMELLKMAIRLPDAIMTERDDIDEAEWKEISKEIDSSIEKIQQYRLDEGETLEQDFKERVANIKTLLDAVIAMDPERIDGVRERLNRGIADIKEKVDENRFEQELVYYIEKFDITEEKVRLQNHLEYFEKALKSSDSNGKKLAFIGQEMGREINTIGSKSNYAPMQKLVVQMKDELEKIKEQLLNVL
- a CDS encoding LD-carboxypeptidase codes for the protein MLKTSQILPLFWVLLFFGNVIAQNASSSKNQSVLIQPSYLKLGDTVAIVAPSGILKNRTDEVEKAVKLLESWGLNAVVGTHVFSQANHFAGTDAQRCEDFQQALDDPKIAAIWCARGGYGTVRILDKLDYTAFKKHPKWIIGYSDITALHNQVHNEGYQSIHALMCVSLPNDFNTIKETISTFKSTIFGNPVDYTLKGSDYNKIGEASGPLVGGNLTILHTMLGSKTGIDTTGKILFIEEIGEYKYHIDRMLQSLKRAGYFENCAGVIVGDMSRLRKNTTLWGTSIEQLILDALEDYNFPIAFNMPAGHEKDNRAMVFGKVVELSVTKEQSTFRYLE
- a CDS encoding DMT family transporter — its product is MTKRTLALGALFMVQLLYGINYTLAKDLMNSNFVPPFALVVLRVAGAALLFWALGLFFKSEKIERKDFLTMFAGAVFGVGINMIFFLKGLELTSPIHASVITTIVPILILILSAIFLKEKLTKLKIFGVFMGFCGGVLLTVLGESTREGDNIALGNLFIFFNALSYSIYVIIIKKLTAKYHPFTFIKWLFLFGFFLVLPFGYTDTMAIDWSAFTPFIWFSLGFVVIGATFGTYFFNPLALRSLKASTVGVFVYLQPVIAGIFALIMGVDTLNVVKIAAMCLIFFGVYLVTKKPKVSA
- a CDS encoding arsenate reductase family protein, with the protein product MKKIYHLSTCTTCKRIIKELNLNDDVALQDIKSNPITEVQLDELKTMAGSYEALFSKRAQLYKSKGLKDKVLTEADFKNYVLEHYTFLKRPVMLFDDQIFIGNSAKTVADAKAYLSAHD
- a CDS encoding thioesterase family protein; this translates as MYKKDFEIRWSDVDANGHLANSAYLNFMSHTRVGFLNENGFSMKSLIKHGVGPVVFSEEIYYFKESFLEQKLSVTLEVSGLSEDGMFFKFEHNFYNENGKHLATCDIFGAWINLKTRSLTELPEDLKAKMQTFPKSEHFKTLTKEDTRKSGKKPKNLS
- the gmk gene encoding guanylate kinase, with the protein product MSKGKLIVFSAPSGSGKTTIVRHLLLKEELNLEFSISATSRAKRGEEVDSKDYYFLDVQEFKNKIKHDEFLEWEEVYRDNFYGTLKAEVERIWAKGKHVIFDIDVSGGLRIKRKFPEQTLSIFVKPPSIDELKIRLKKRKTETDDKINMRIAKASAELATAPLFDKVVLNEHLENALIESYDLVSNFIKE
- a CDS encoding DinB family protein, producing the protein MNWAFDISLKNRAFLKSLIENHSLKDLNTVPEGFNNNIIWNIAHTIAVQQSLVYKLSGLPALISEDMIDRFKKGTKPERDLSQAEVDEIKGLLFSTIEKTKEDYDNEIFQNYHQYTVTTKNTLTNVLEAIEFNNYHEGIHLGYILALKKSL
- a CDS encoding YraN family protein encodes the protein MAHHNELGKFGEQLAVEYLLDKGYQIIQRNYIYQKAEIDIIAKKADLMICVEVKTRNSDFFGDPQDFVTPGKIKNLVKAMNAYITDNDISLESRFDIIAILKNKTKQELTHYENAFYHF